A region of Oncorhynchus masou masou isolate Uvic2021 chromosome 29, UVic_Omas_1.1, whole genome shotgun sequence DNA encodes the following proteins:
- the LOC135521228 gene encoding PILR alpha-associated neural protein-like, which produces MERCSVSPVKRLTTLRCLFFLLVAVVTRPSSCNRDDEGEGQVEALSAQLSVPEQVTPTPIWSVDWGPTLSLEDETHHILSSQEADLHQHGHEVPTTTAEAWPHHQSALGSALPQEPLDLLEAPDAEGVEDGGSEPEEREPEEVDPQFYVTVTISSLLILTAVIITVKLCYDRSCSQHPPPLSRGVAPPLSLALPRSLALEDSRQTLHGTPSFTDRER; this is translated from the exons ATGGAGAGATG ctcCGTCTCTCCTGTCAAACGACTGACCACCCTCCGCTGCCTTTTCTTCCTCCTGGTTGCCGTGGTGACACGACCCTCAAGCTGTAACCGTGACGACGAGGGCGAGGGGCAGGTGGAGGCCCTCTCGGCCCAGCTGTCCGTCCCAGAACAGGTCACACCCACCCCTATTTGGTCCGTGGACTGGGGCCCCACACTATCCCTGGAGGACGAGACGCATCACATCCTGTCCAGCCAGGAAGCGGACCTGCACCAACACGGCCATGAAGTCCCCACGACAACCGCCGAGGCCTGGCCGCATCATCAGAGTGCACTGGGCAGTGCTTTGCCCCAGGAGCCCCTGGATCTTCTGGAGGCCCCAGAcgcagagggagtggaggatggaggaagtgagccGGAGGAGAGAGAGCCTGAGGAAG tgGACCCTCAGTTCTACGTCACAGTGACcatctcctctctgctcatcctGACTGCTGTCATCATAACGGTCAAACTCTG ttaTGACCGCAGCTGTTCCCAGCACCCACCCCCGCTTTCCCGTGGCGtggccccccctctctctctcgccctccctcgtTCCCTGGCTCTGGAGGACAGCCGGCAGACGCTGCACGGCACTCCCTCCTTTACCGACAGGGAGAGGTAA